From Natronincola ferrireducens, the proteins below share one genomic window:
- a CDS encoding DUF421 domain-containing protein produces MEYLNLTFRIFSIMTLLLILILVTGRRKIGELPVFDFLTIIILGNVVGADIADPKVPHLPTAYAIVLLISIQYLISHFTVKSRRFGKKVTFEPIVIIQNGRFIKSNMEKLRYSIENVLMFLREKGIFDINQVEFAIVEDSGNISVMKKSQFQPLTPDDMKVDTKYKGLTMPLIVDGKVYEDNLQKLNLNKAWLKQQLKLNNINSFDEAFYVDINTEGKLCISKVIEPASFMNDFII; encoded by the coding sequence ATGGAATATTTGAATTTGACTTTTAGAATTTTTTCTATAATGACGTTACTATTAATTCTTATATTAGTGACTGGAAGAAGAAAAATTGGCGAACTTCCAGTATTTGATTTTTTAACCATTATTATATTAGGAAATGTGGTAGGGGCCGATATCGCTGACCCTAAAGTACCTCATTTGCCAACGGCATATGCTATAGTACTATTAATATCTATACAGTATCTTATAAGTCATTTTACAGTTAAAAGCCGAAGGTTTGGTAAGAAAGTTACCTTTGAACCTATTGTAATTATACAAAATGGACGATTTATTAAATCCAATATGGAAAAACTAAGATATTCTATTGAAAATGTACTAATGTTTTTAAGAGAAAAGGGAATTTTTGACATAAATCAAGTTGAATTTGCCATTGTAGAGGATAGTGGTAATATTAGTGTAATGAAAAAATCACAATTTCAGCCACTGACTCCTGATGATATGAAAGTAGATACAAAGTACAAAGGGCTAACAATGCCTCTAATTGTTGATGGAAAGGTTTATGAAGACAATTTACAGAAACTTAATTTAAATAAAGCATGGCTTAAGCAACAGCTGAAACTAAATAATATAAATAGCTTTGATGAAGCATTTTATGTAGACATAAATACAGAAGGAAAGCTATGTATATCAAAAGTAATTGAACCTGCTAGTTTTATGAATGATTTTATCATTTAA